A genomic window from Yarrowia lipolytica chromosome 1D, complete sequence includes:
- a CDS encoding uncharacterized protein (Compare to YALI0D18744g, similar to uniprot|Q96VH5 Saccharomyces cerevisiae YCL057C-A Hypothetical 10.4 kDa protein, similar to Saccharomyces cerevisiae YCL057C-A; ancestral locus Anc_1.8) produces MSSTTVAQTRKSASENLLNDKWDVVISNTLVKTGLGFGAGVLASVLFFKRRTFPVWLGIGFGAGRGVAEGDVIFRQSDAGVRSVRA; encoded by the exons ATGTCTTCCACAACTGTCGCCCAGACCCGCAAGTCTGCCTCTGAGAACCTGCTTAACGACAAG TGGGACGttgtcatctccaacaccCTGGTCAAGACCGGACTCGGTTTCGGCGCCGGCGTTCTTGCCTCCGTTCTTTTCTTCAAGCGACGAACCTTCCCCGTGTGGCTCGGAATCGGCTttggagctggacgaggtgTCGCCGAGGGAGACGTCATTTTCCGACAGAGTGACGCTGGAGTCCGATCTGTTCGGGCTTAA
- a CDS encoding uncharacterized protein (Compare to YALI0D18788g, similar to DEHA0G14795g Debaryomyces hansenii IPF 4001.1, similar to Saccharomyces cerevisiae YBL104C; ancestral locus Anc_7.440): MTTFGSIAHAYQWDSLPGPGVDGHHIIGVSPTRDEVSLYQLPLNHKSFFKDSFTEPEKIRYRSGFSAIHCSAYSPVNKGIISVAQLNGSVLLFDINNPESQVVKLRSKQSRTCNALAFSDNGILAAGLEKTRNDNCLHIWDVNAVVEGGNITPLSTYLPNEIVSSLEFIPRTHNVLCGSYKLLREIDTRSGTPLYQCATRCTLGITTYPHEPNYFASYGEDGSMAVWDRRQLRQPGGNSSNEPMLLFPRLLSELPRKANATHLRYCTTRRGEMTVYGNTDSSIRRIDIGLAVRSDDDVYQNQQNNEPTSSTSQNRFFDFQKPPSDPTASLDKYLFVRSSKDVEMPLDKLLGFDYIHAEPEKCPVEYICMRRTGQVYCFRPKESPEVLRFDPLNTLTFSNATNVFFETPSDEVREVDFKNQRESVVSVVSPDVSSDEEEPSPRARNYSNDSQIGLMKLRDILDNDISTIIRKRALAGYGLDTATNKSLLKSHNHSLWPAHLKNTWKWISRAQKADIDRSVVSEFFDLGYEGILDVWQGVQGLALQQNRLLKKDATESQFAQAIQLAMETEFTRKIYISASVAGTKKQFQRQLCLYVAGWDFSYDKLEAEIQKAEGKGEYEKAAGWAVFHGNVERAVQCLAGSKKERHRIISTAISGYLSQSTNANSSWREQCRRLASELDNAYFRAIFAYIADGDWLDVLAESSLPLKERLGVALRFLPDNDLTSYLNRLGDQAVSRGELEGIILTGITPRAVDLLQSYVDRTGDIQTAALLTSFGAPRFFEDERYSQWILSYQQLLNQWGMFKERALFDIARTKLSQNSSGSVTAVTKPRQVFLRCSYCNKNIFKDESKPATTSTPSAKCPHCNSPLPRCAVCLLTMGEAMPDTRVEQEKNNFAFHQFSHWFSFCLSCNHGMHAGHVQKWFSKHDVCPVPNCSCLCNSI; encoded by the coding sequence ATGACGACTTTTGGATCAATCGCTCACGCGTACCAATGGGACTCTCTTCCTGGTCCCGGCGTCGACGGACACCACATCATCGGCGTGTCGCCTACCCGAGACGAGGTGTCGCTTTACCAACTTCCCCTCAATCACAAATCGTTCTTCAAAGACAGCTTCACCGAGCCAGAGAAGATCAGGTATCGAAGCGGCTTTTCGGCGATCCACTGCTCGGCATACTCGCCCGTCAACAAGGGCATCATTTCTGTGGCGCAGCTCAACGGATCGGTGCTTCTATTCGACATCAACAACCCCGAGTCGCAGGTGGTCAAACTACGCTCCAAACAGAGCCGAACCTGCAACGCTCTAGCCTTCTCTGACAATGGAATTCTCGCGGCGGGACTGGAAAAGACACGTAACGACAACTGCCTGCATATCTGGGACGTCAATGCTGTTGTGGAGGGCGGCAATATCACTCCTCTCAGCACCTATCTCCCGAACGAGATTGTGTCGAGTCTGGAGTTCATCCCCAGGACTCATAACGTGCTCTGTGGCTCATACAAGCTGTTGCGTGAAATCGACACCAGATCCGGAACTCCTCTGTACCAGTGTGCCACTCGATGCACTCTAGGAATCACCACCTACCCCCACGAACCCAACTACTTTGCATCCTAcggagaagatggaagCATGGCCGTCTGGGATCGACGTCAACTGCGACAGCCCGGAGGAAACTCGTCAAACGAGCCGATGCTACTATTTCCACGTCTTCTTTCCGAACTCCCCAGAAAAGCGAACGCTACTCACTTGAGATATTGCACCACCAGACGGGGAGAAATGACCGTCTATGGAAACACAGACTCGTCCATTCGTCGAATCGATATCGGTCTGGCTGTTCGAAGTGATGATGACGTGTATCAGAATCAACAGAACAACGAGCCCACATCAAGTACGTCTCAGAATCGGTTTTTCGACTTCCAAAAGCCACCGTCTGACCCCACAGCTTCTCTTGACAAATACCTGTTTGTGCGGTCGtccaaggacgtggagatGCCGCTCGACAAGCTTCTGGGCTTCGACTACATCCACGCCGAGCCTGAAAAGTGTCCTGTCGAATACATTTGCATGCGACGAACAGGCCAGGTGTACTGTTTCCGGCCCAAGGAGTCGCCCGAGGTTCTGCGGTTCGATCCCCTGAACACCCTCACGTTCAGCAATGCCACGAACGTGTTTTTTGAGACGCCCAGTGATGAAGTCCGAGAAGTCGATTTCAAAAATCAGCGCGAATCTGTCGTTTCGGTGGTTTCTCCAGACGTGTCTTCtgacgaagaagagccCTCCCCACGTGCTCGTAACTACAGCAACGACTCTCAGATCGGGCTGATGAAGCTCAGAGACATTTTGGATAacgacatctccaccatcatTCGAAAACGAGCTCTGGCCGGCTACGGACTCGACACTGCTACCAACAAGAGTCTGCTCAAGAGCCACAATCACAGTCTCTGGCCTGCCCATCTGAAAAACACGTGGAAGTGGATTTCGCGGGCCCAAAAGGCCGATATTGACCGGTCAGTTGTCTCTGAATTCTTTGACCTTGGCTACGAGGGCATTCTGGACGTGTGGCAGGGTGTCCAGGGTCTTGCTCTGCAGCAGAATCGATTATTGAAAAAGGACGCTACGGAGTCCCAGTTTGCCCAGGCTATTCAGCTGGCGATGGAGACGGAGTTCACACGCAAGATTTACATCTCCGCGTCTGTGGCGGGCACAAAGAAGCAGTTCCAACGACAACTATGCTTGTATGTTGCTGGTTGGGATTTCTCCTACGACAAGCTTGAAGCCGAGATCCAGAAAGCCGAAGGTAAGggcgagtacgagaaggCAGCAGGTTGGGCGGTGTTCCATGGCAACGTGGAGCGAGCTGTCCAGTGTCTTGCTGggtccaagaaggagcggCATCGAATCATTTCGACCGCCATTTCAGGATATCTGTCTCAATCTACAAATGCCAACTCTTCCTGGCGAGAGCAGTGTCGACGGCTTGCTTCTGAGCTGGACAATGCCTATTTTCGGGCCATTTTCGCCTATATAGCCGATGGAGACTGGCTGGATGTGCTTGCTGAGTCTTCTTTGCCTCTCAAGGAACGCCTGGGTGTGGCTCTTCGGTTCCTTCCCGACAATGATCTCACCAGTTATCTGAACCGACTGGGGGATCAGGCTGTTAGCAGAGGAGAGCTGGAAGGCATTATTTTGACCGGAATCACTCCCCGGGCAGTTGATCTGCTACAGTCTTATGTGGATCGAACTGGTGATATCCAAACGGCAGCGCTGTTGACCTCGTTTGGAGCTCCTCGGTTCTTTGAGGATGAGCGGTACTCGCAGTGGATTCTGTCgtaccagcagctgctcaaccagTGGGGAATGTTCAAGGAACGTGCTTTGTTTGATATTGCGCGTACCAAGCTGAGCCAGAATTCCTCTGGATCGGTTACTGCGGTCACCAAGCCTCGACAGGTGTTTCTTCGGTGCTCATACTGCAACAAGAACATTTTCAAGGACGAGTCTAAGCCCGCAACTACGTCTACTCCATCTGCAAAGTGCCCGCATTGCAACTCGCCTCTTCCTCGGTGTGCCGTGTGTCTGCTGACCATGGGAGAAGCTATGCCAGACACCCGCGTtgagcaggagaagaacaACTTTGCTTTCCACCAGTTTTCGCATTGGTTCAGCTTCTGTCTGAGCTGCAATCATGGCATGCATGCGGGTCATGTGCAGAAATGGTTTTCCAAGCACGATGTTTGTCCTGTTCCGAATtgcagctgtttgtgtaacAGTATTTAA
- a CDS encoding uncharacterized protein (Compare to YALI0D18678g, weakly similar to uniprot|P46974 Saccharomyces cerevisiae YJR127c ZMS1 transcription factor with similarity to regulatory protein ARD1P P3.74.f3.1), whose translation MLPELETLTPPSPQGESFFMTTYPGDTYDKAGVGAANVATSAPSGVSVTSATITPAQQAAQKAAGHPAIQGTEPIPTKSLQIRTDKPRPHVCLTCTRSFARLEHLKRHERSHTKERPFQCPICERCFARRDLLLRHRQKLHANFPESPKGKVSRRRSSVAVKSDVSQAVQSQVTQSQQQTQTQTQHPSQTQTQQGQVTQHQTPSQTHNQPPHPSQVTQTQTQTHLHHHQPTPSQSQPQPPHGMSPTGSVLTSAMSPPAFSNPFSNPFDKTFDKMAFDKTSFSDLLMHPENHMDNDRELRGRRTRPASFSASSSASYLRDADIDMLKDKFPIDDHVQVEFSTPQLAPATLANPDYCIDEVLLSQGQSSFVNPRLLNHESPDDSSVKHEPLMSMFSGDMANDDFDWMSQYVDTSDGQNQTQNQGQNQGQNQTQEPGPEPVPTVQSQSSHPGMSLLTSSASPMMAFAPSDMILTPPNSMQFHTNFAPSTGSGAGSAPPMDLDNLDLDLDFQSNGNSNGNGNSGHSGPAATHTINSTEDVHSFLESLNQDYQPMHNADQGVAGAGVQVPGPGHMHPSILQQQQQQPSPPTYQGPTITPQIRLEILNVLSTPTPYQTAFKLPNTADLQRYVVAFQDHFAKHLPFLHSTLEFNNDNIPLALCMAAIGARYLFEFDVAQSIFEVSRCCVHAYLERRRGKGSQQGSPQQGVSGTGSGSTDTPIWLIQALTLGVVYGLFSDDALVNDIAVAQASAVVSLARAAGLHLPAHNFFSLPGPDSSVSDKWHYFINVQTRIRTLHAIHALSCLVATGYNVCTSLKNSDIVCGSPCDESLWSSQCANEWWDIVKRKELDGSLKTTVGGPSYGQCLTSLIQGHTLVDKIPQFTLLSLMYGALLEISERRKVFNRNWHGSSEEKQRAWLNLQKKPIESFLRTWETTWSMSPLASLSPNSQYGPLMSDAIPLSSLAHVRTYVDLQPVKEAFAKRNFQLMGEELSRLDDGMSVDFHGLLEAASYSADSISLWEKHSVRWTMETLVSQTFIHALMAIFDCGLVVSEFFRRLELKPKTMWTDAEAQLWIRMSKILFRVCESVKDKDGSIDLGVLAIDHLPTPEIGNPKQRLSLLTLHVVSKMLTSVYVWPYMKTMAEALRFRARQIR comes from the coding sequence ATGCTTCCCGAGCTGGAAACTCTtactcctccatctccccaGGGTGAGTCTTTCTTCATGACCACGTATCCTGGCGACACGTACGACAAGGCCGGTGTTGGAGCTGCCAATGTGGCCACGTCTGCCCCCTCGGGGGTCTCTGTGACCTCCGCCACCATCACACCCGCCCAGCAGGCTGCCCAGAAGGCCGCGGGACACCCGGCCATCCAGGGCACCGAGCCCATTCCCACAAAGTCGCTCCAGATCCGCACAGACAAGCCCCGGCCCCATGTTTGTCTCACGTGCACCCGGTCGTTTGCGCGGCTGGAGCATCTCAAGCGTCACGAGCGCTCCCACACCAAGGAGCGCCCATTCCAGTGCCCCATTTGCGAGCGGTGTTTTGCGCGCCGCGATTTGCTGCtgcgacacagacagaagTTGCACGCCAACTTCCCCGAGTCCCCCAAGGGCAAGGTCTCTCGTCGGCGGTCCAGTGTGGCGGTTAAGAGTGATGTTTCCCAGGCAGTACAGAGCCAAGTTACACAGAGCCAgcaacagacacagacacaaacgcaGCACCCGAGTCAGACACAAACCCAACAGGGTCAGGTGACACAGCACCAAACGCCTAGTCAGACACACAaccaaccaccacacccGAGTcaagtgacacagacacagacacagacacaccttcaccaccaccaacccACGCCATCACAATCGCAACCACAGCCACCACACGGCATGTCGCCGACGGGGTCGGTTCTGACGTCGGCCATGTCGCCGCCGGCTTTCTCCAACCCCTTCTCCAACCCGTTCGACAAGACGTTCGACAAGATGGCATTCGACAAGACATCGTTTTCGGACCTCCTAATGCACCCCGAAAACCACATGGACAACGACCGGGAGCTGCGGGGCCGCCGAACGCGCCCGGCGTCGTTTTCGGCATCATCGTCGGCATCGTATCTCCGTGACGCAGACATTGATatgctcaaggacaagttCCCAATCGACGACCACGTGCAAGTGGAGTTTTCCACACCCCAGCTGGCGCCGGCAACGCTGGCCAACCCGGACTACTGCATCGACGAGGTGCTGTTGTCACAGGGCCAGTCGTCGTTCGTCAACCCGCGGCTGCTCAACCACGAGTCGCCCGACGACTCCAGCGTCAAACACGAGCCCCTCATGTCAATGTTTTCCGGCGATATGGCCAACGACGACTTTGACTGGATGTCCCAGTACGTTGATACCAGTGACggccagaaccagacccagaaccagggccagaaccagggccagaaccagaccCAGgaaccagggccagaaccAGTCCCCACGGTTCAGAGCCAGTCGTCACACCCCGGCATGTCCCTGCTGACATCGTCGGCGTCGCCCATGATGGCGTTTGCACCGTCGGACATGATTCTCACACCCCCCAACTCGATGCAGTTCCACACCAACTTTGCCCCGTCCACGGGCTCCGGTGCCGGCTCCGCGCCCCCCATGGACCTCGACAATCTCGATCTCGATCTCGACTTCCAGAGCAACGGTAAcagcaacggcaacggcaacagTGGCCATTCCGGGCCAGCCgccacacacacaatcaACTCGACGGAAGACGTGCATTCGTTCCTCGAATCGCTCAACCAGGACTACCAGCCGATGCACAATGCCGATCAGGGCGTTGCGGGTGCTGGCGTTCAGGTCCCCGGCCCCGGTCATATGCACCCCTCGAtactccaacaacagcaacaacagcccAGCCCGCCAACGTACCAGGGCCCCACAATCACGCCGCAGATCCGTCTCGAGATTCTGAATGTGTTGTCGACGCCCACGCCGTACCAGACGGCGTTCAAGCTGCCCAATACGGCGGACCTGCAGCGCTACGTGGTGGCGTTCCAGGACCACTTTGCCAAGCACTTGCCGTTCCTGCACTCGACCCTTGAGttcaacaacgacaacatTCCGCTGGCGCTGTGCATGGCAGCCATTGGAGCGCGCTATCTGTTTGAGTTTGATGTGGCCCAGTCCATCTTCGAGGTGTCGCGGTGCTGCGTGCACGCCTATCTCGAGCGGCGGCGGGGCAAGGGCTCTCAGCAGGGCAGCCCTCAGCAGGGTGTTTCCGGCACCGGCTCAGGCAGCACCGACACGCCCATCTGGCTGATCCAGGCGCTGACGCTGGGCGTTGTCTACGGACTGTTTTCCGACGACGCGTTGGTCAACGATATTGCAGTGGCGCAGGCGTCGGCCGTGGTGTCTCTGGCGCGGGCGGCGGGTCTGCATCTGCCGGCGCACAACTTTTTCTCGCTGCCGGGGCCCGACTCGTCCGTGTCCGACAAGTGGCACTACTTCATCAATGTGCAGACGCGGATCCGAACTCTTCACGCGATCCACGCGCTGTCGTGCCTGGTGGCCACGGGCTACAATGTGTGCACGAGTCTGAAAAACTCGGACATTGTGTGCGGCTCGCCATGCGACGAATCGCTCTGGTCGTCGCAGTGTGCCAATGAGTGGTGGGACATTGTGAAGCggaaggagctggacggCTCGCTCAAGACGACCGTCGGGGGCCCCTCGTACGGACAGTGTCTCACTTCGCTGATCCAAGGCCACACCCTGGTGGACAAGATTCCGCAGTTTACGCTGCTGTCGCTCATGTACGGCgcgctgctggagattTCTGAGCGGCGTAAGGTGTTCAACCGCAACTGGCACGGCTCCAgcgaggagaagcagcggGCGTGGCTCAatctgcagaagaagccgATCGAGAGCTTTCTACGGACGTGGGAAACCACGTGGAGCATGTCGCCGCTGGCGTCGCTGTCGCCGAACTCGCAGTACGGCCCGCTGATGAGCGACGCCATTCCGCTGAGCTCGCTGGCGCACGTGCGCACTTATGTGGATCTGCAGCCGGTCAAGGAGGCGTTTGCCAAGCGCAACTTCCAGCTGATGGGCGAGGAGCTGTCGCGGCTGGATGACGGTATGTCTGTGGACTTCCACGGGCTACTGGAGGCGGCGTCGTACTCTGCGGACTCGATTTCGCTGTGGGAAAAGCACTCTGTGCGATGGACCATGGAGACGCTGGTGTCGCAGACCTTTATCCACGCGCTGATGGCGATTTTCGACTGCGGGCTGGTGGTGTCTGAGTTTTTCCGACGGCTGGAGCTCAAGCCCAAGACCATGTGGACGGACGCTGAGGCGCAGCTGTGGATCCGCATGTCGAAGATTCTGTTCCGGGTGTGCGAGTctgtcaaggacaaggacggcTCGATCGATCTGGGCGTGCTGGCAATTGACCATTTGCCCACGCCGGAGATTGGCAATCCCAAGCAGCGGCTGTCGCTATTGACGCTGCATGTGGTGTCCAAAATGCTCACCAGTGTCTATGTGTGGCCGTATATGAAGACGATGGCCGAGGCGTTGAGGTTTCGGGCACGCCAGATTCGGTGA
- a CDS encoding uncharacterized protein (Compare to YALI0D18700g, similar to Saccharomyces cerevisiae LAS1 (YKR063C); ancestral locus Anc_1.200, some similarities with uniprot|P36146 Saccharomyces cerevisiae YKR063c LAS1 involved in cell morphogenesis cytoskeletal regulation and bud formation singleton) produces the protein MSAKTTTPTVTPWANKSEFFELKNWFFPGLSDPEAATASKQRAIARTKAYMIRGNVPHAVECTGMLVSAQIEDTPSANAISTRLAMSTAVIRFVNGMIDPHQNGSYVIPMQVIAREIGLPVFLVDLRHTCTHETLPSLRELRAGVDEAVTWLHTNYWSVRGAEANESATPAANSDEIKEIFRQWRRLYRDNRDLKALKDLSNPGSKPEMRFAFLAKQIVLYYSSDPATLFATMVHQKVMHTKNQINKALLLPMLKSLPSELLSDLFLYMFDEAERVDKHQTLSEELSLNANPVAEWLEVFVEQDMLSNGQKTMLTCSRSLGRTALNLLDIYLMHKNDPKIERIRQTMRDVVLSGEARLETAIETQDMVRLANEYKQRVMKENRKRTGGDFVSLGAEEVENDQQGPFKRVRVK, from the coding sequence ATGTCGGCAAAAACTACCACGCCCACAGTGACACCATGGGCCAACAAGAGCGAGTTTTTCGAGCTCAAAAACTGGTTTTTTCCGGGGCTGTCCGACCCCGAAGCCGCCACAGCCTCCAAACAGCGCGCCATTGCCCGAACCAAGGCGTATATGATCCGGGGCAACGTTCCGCACGCCGTCGAGTGCACGGGAATGTTAGTCAGCGCCCAGATCGAAGACACGCCCTCCGCCAACGCCATTTCGACCCGTCTCGCCATGTCTACAGCGGTCATCAGATTTGTGAACGGAATGATTGACCCCCATCAAAACGGCAGCTACGTGATCCCCATGCAGGTAATTGCACGTGAAATCGGTCTTCCGGTCTTTCTGGTGGATCTCAGACACACGTGCACCCACGAGACGCTGCCCAGTTTGCGAGAACTGCGTGCAGGGGTCGACGAGGCCGTCACATGGCTCCACACCAACTATTGGAGTGTCCGGGGCGCTGAAGCCAATGAGTCCGCAACGCCGGCGGCTAACTCGGACGAAATCAAGGAGATATTCCGCCAATGGCGCCGTCTCTATCGCGATAACCGGGACTTAAAGGCGCTCAAGGACCTGTCCAATCCGGGCTCCAAACCGGAAATGCGGTTTGCTTTTTTGGCCAAACAGATTGTGCTATATTACAGCTCCGATCCCGCTACTCTGTTTGCCACCATGGTCCACCAAAAGGTGATGCATACCAAGAACCAGATCAACAAGGCTCTTTTGTTGCCCATGCTGAAATCTCTACCCAGCGAGCTCCTCTCAGATTTGTTTCTGTACATGTTTGACGAGGCCGAGAGAGTCGACAAGCATCAGACATTGTCCGAAGAGCTCTCTCTCAACGCCAACCCAGTTGCGGAGTGGCTCGAGGTGTTTGTTGAACAGGACATGCTGTCCAACGGCCAAAAAACAATGCTCACATGCTCCCGAAGCCTGGGAAGAACGGCCCTGAACCTGCTTGACATCTATCTGATGCATAAAAACGACCCCAAAATTGAAAGAATCCGCCAAACAATGCGCGACGTGGTCCTCAGTGGAGAAGCAAGACTCGAAACAGCTATTGAAACCCAAGATATGGTCCGGTTGGCAAACGAGTACAAACAACGCGTCATGAAAGAGAACCGAAAGCGGACTGGAGGAGACTTTGTGTCTCTCggagcagaagaggtggaaaaTGATCAACAGGGACCTTTCAAACGAGTCAGAGTGAAATAG
- a CDS encoding uncharacterized protein (Compare to YALI0D18766g, some similarities with uniprot|P10849 Saccharomyces cerevisiae YDL044C NAM1 protein mitochondrial precursor (Mitochondrial transcription factor 2)), which yields MHLIFNTVFSVSATPTLLSKMLRAQYKVCTGRQTRLLHSAYVLRKKSDYEDTFIGEFEPPSTKARGSFKDPFAAFKKATKEQGDDPLTFSKFSFNDDNLDSSDIGFDDFSSGFNKTNRFKFDAMEDETKAFDALGQDDHNNATFDWSGGFDQWGKSDMFPEEPKNRYVMPQNLDMSPLRGNSDQISTHVIPPSEFGGALGSSAPFEKIFAKVMGEEAATETATGAGTPPMSHESEYESRETANLDAIRQASGVELSSINSPYVNLFNSGVPDMFVEICAEPDMDVRHDRIDSLDLKECTEVEIAMMEQLKKLIRLDSDYDILEFMNKQLDEIEDIGQSRKNLPSELPPVAAGFPLLLNESLQLLVEKFESPADSVALFDAVKTRSGNLYFATVSTDVYFTMIRIVWEFYRDLSTLSVLASDIALMNIKSRALIKAMEDIERDCYKTLESRKRRVPEYEESITARVHAETLRRFSLIINYLRRGLRMKDNRQRAFRLRGEVCTY from the coding sequence ATGCACCTGATTTTCAACACCGTTTTCAGTGTCTCCGCTACTCCGACACTGCTCTCAAAAATGCTCAGAGCACAGTACAAGGTTTGTACAGGCCGGCAGACGCGGCTCCTGCACTCGGCCTACGTGCTGCGAAAAAAATCCGACTATGAAGACACCTTTATTGGCGAGTTTGAACCTCCCTCCACCAAGGCTAGGGGTTCGTTCAAGGACCCGTTTGCTGCATTCAAGAAAGCCACGAAAGAGCAGGGCGACGATCCCCTGACATTTAGCAAGTTCTCTTTCAACGACGACAACCTGGACAGCTCAGATATCGGTTTCGACGATTTCAGCTCCGGATTTAACAAGACCAACCGATTCAAATTCGATGccatggaggacgagaCCAAGGCATTCGACGCGCTTGGCCAAGACGATCACAACAATGCCACGTTCGACTGGTCCGGCGGATTCGATCAATGGGGAAAGTCTGATATGTTCCCCGAAGAGCCTAAGAACCGATATGTCATGCCCCAGAACCTGGATATGTCGCCGTTGAGAGGCAACAGCGACCAAATAAGTACACACGTTATTCCCCCGTCcgagtttggaggagctctgGGGAGCTCTGCGCCGTTTGAAAAGATTTTTGCAAAAGTTATGGGGGAAGAAGCGGCTACGGAGAcagcaacaggagcaggaacGCCACCAATGTCACATGAGTCTGAGTACGAGTCCCGTGAAACCGCAAACTTGGATGCTATCAGACAAGCCAGTGGAGTCGAGCTTTCCTCTATCAACTCGCCATATGTGAATCTGTTCAACTCTGGTGTTCCTGACATGTTTGTTGAGATCTGTGCCGAGCCCGATATGGATGTTCGACATGATCGGATTGATTCTCTGGATCTCAAGGAATGTACCGAGGTGGAAATTGCTATGATGGAGCAActcaagaagctgattCGATTGGATTCTGACTACGATATTCTTGAGTTCATGAACAAGCAGCTCGATGAGATCGAGGACATTGGCCAGAGCAGAAAAAACCTCCCCTCTGAACTGCCGCCTGTGGCTGCCGGGTTCCCTCTTCTGCTCAACGAGTCtctgcagcttctggtggagaagttcGAGTCCCCTGCTGACTCCGTGGCTCTGTTTGACGCCGTCAAAACCCGTTCCGGCAACCTCTACTTTGCTACCGTGTCCACAGACGTGTACTTCACTATGATCAGGATTGTGTGGGAGTTCTACCGAGATCTTTCCACGCTGTCGGTGCTCGCGTCAGACATTGCGTTGATGAATATCAAATCTCGAGCCTTGATCAAGGCAATGGAGGACATTGAGCGAGACTGCTACAAGACGTTGGAGTCGCGCAAGCGACGGGTGCCCGAGTATGAGGAGTCCATCACTGCGCGGGTGCATGCCGAGACCCTGCGGCGGTTTTCGCTCATTATTAACTACCTGAGACGAGGACTCAGAATGAAGGACAATCGGCAGAGAGCGTTCCGATTgagaggagaagtttgTACATATTAA
- a CDS encoding uncharacterized protein (Compare to YALI0D18722g, similar to uniprot|P40388 Schizosaccharomyces pombe UV- induced protein uvi15) — protein sequence MFTDSSRVLRSPHNLQVDKLCPNWKVMSWVSGAVGQWERPSWVSLLAQYAPQQPQQAYGQGGYQQGYQQGGYQQPQYYQQGPPQPVYVQQQQPQGGNNDCCCGLCAGLACCLCLDCLF from the exons aTGTTCACAGACTCCAGTAGGGTTCTCCGATCGCCGCACAACCTACAGGTCGACAAGCTTTGCCCAAATTGGAAGGTCATGTCGTGGGTCAGTGGAGCGGTTGGCCAATGGGAGAGACCCAGTTGGGTGTCGCTATTGGCTCAG TACGCTCCCCAGCAGCCTCAACAGGCCTATGGCCAGGGCGGATACCAGCAGGGCTACCAACAGGGAGGCTACCAGCAGCCACAGTACTACCAGCAGGGTCCTCCCCAGCCCGTCTAcgtgcagcagcagcagccccagGGCGGCAACAAcgactgctgctgcggaCTGTGCGCTGGTCTGGCctgctgtctgtgtctcgACTGTCTCTTCTAA